One Thomasclavelia spiroformis DSM 1552 DNA window includes the following coding sequences:
- the nifJ gene encoding pyruvate:ferredoxin (flavodoxin) oxidoreductase: MAKKYLSMDGNTAAAHVAYAFTEVASIYPITPSSPMAENAEAWAAQGKKNIFGSPVKVIEMQSEAGAAGAVHGALQGGALATTFTASQGLLLMIPNLYKIAGELLPGVFHVSARALATRSLNIFGDHQDIYACRQVGMPMICSHSVQEVMDLGGIAHLTAIKGSVPVMHFFDGFRTSHEIQKVEVMDYDVLASLLDREALAKYKKHALNPHTNPVERGGAENDDIYFQGREAQNKHYDAVVEIVADYMKKISEITGRHYAPFTYYGDSNATRVIIAMGSVTETIKETIDELNNQGEHVGLIKVHLYRPFSSKYLLDVLPESVEKVAVLDRTKEMGATGEPLYLDVCSVLKDVDHVKTIVGGRYGMGSKDTTPRQIKAVYDHLLLDDPFTSFTIGINDDVTNLSLKEDPDFNVKADYTACLFYGLGSDGTVSANKSSIKIIGDHTDLYSQAYFAYDSKKAGGATRSNLRFGHSPIRATYYVNNADFISCSLDNYCLKYDMLKNLKKGGIFLLNTEFNEDEIVEYLPNKLKKQLADLEAKFYIINANKIANEIGMGRRTNTILQSAFFALNPQILPIDEAIKYMKEMAKKTYGKKGDAIVELNYKAIDAGKDAIIEVKVDPSWSDLTVTSRRVRTGDDHFDNFVSIINKLDGYDLPVSAFMDKLDGSMQSGVAIKEKRAIATEVPRWIKENCIQCNNCVMVCPHATVRAFLIDGEEMADLPEDISDDVLKPIGKNVDGLVYRIQVSPDNCVGCGLCVTECPGKKGEKALEMVPVKEELKHAKLADHMYQHVEYKTDKYPLTTVKGVGFMRPYFEVSGACGGCGETPYYRLASQLFGKDMMIANATGCSSIYTGSTPSTPCNIDKNGEGPAWANSLFEDNAEYGFGMKLAENYKTNHLLSVIEANKSDCEPELQSLLDEYVASKGNREQERIIVDKMLPLIVASKNEGIKELLDQEGDLVSKSQWIIGGDGWAYDIGYGGVDHVLASDQNVNILVLDTEVYSNTGGQSSKSSQAGSIAKFTAGGKTVAKKDLAQIAMAYGHVYVAQVAMGANPMQTIKAFKEAEAYNGPSLIIAYSPCMEHGIKGGLANHQKQQKDAVACGYFNLLRYDPRLEDEGKNPLQIDSKEPDFDKFKDFLLSENRFAQLSKINPEHADELMDKCLNDAKKRRERLNRMI, translated from the coding sequence ATGGCTAAAAAGTATTTATCAATGGATGGTAATACTGCTGCTGCTCATGTGGCATATGCATTTACAGAAGTAGCAAGTATCTATCCAATTACACCTTCATCTCCAATGGCTGAAAATGCTGAAGCGTGGGCTGCTCAAGGAAAGAAAAATATCTTTGGCTCACCTGTTAAAGTGATTGAAATGCAATCAGAAGCCGGAGCTGCAGGTGCTGTCCATGGGGCTTTACAAGGTGGTGCTTTGGCAACGACTTTTACAGCATCTCAAGGATTATTATTGATGATTCCTAATTTATACAAGATTGCAGGTGAATTATTACCGGGAGTTTTCCATGTATCTGCTCGTGCACTTGCAACTAGATCATTAAATATTTTTGGAGATCATCAAGATATTTATGCATGTCGTCAAGTAGGAATGCCGATGATTTGTTCTCATTCTGTTCAAGAAGTAATGGATTTAGGAGGGATTGCACATTTAACTGCAATTAAAGGTTCTGTTCCTGTAATGCATTTCTTTGATGGATTTAGAACATCACATGAAATTCAAAAAGTTGAAGTAATGGATTATGATGTACTTGCAAGTCTTTTGGATCGTGAAGCACTTGCAAAATACAAAAAACATGCTTTAAATCCACATACTAATCCAGTAGAACGTGGTGGAGCAGAAAATGATGATATTTACTTCCAAGGACGTGAAGCACAAAATAAACATTATGATGCGGTAGTTGAAATTGTTGCTGATTATATGAAAAAGATTTCAGAAATTACTGGTAGACATTATGCACCATTTACATATTATGGTGATTCTAATGCAACTAGAGTAATTATCGCAATGGGATCTGTTACAGAAACAATTAAAGAAACTATTGATGAATTAAATAATCAAGGTGAACATGTAGGATTAATTAAAGTACATTTATATCGCCCATTTTCATCAAAATATTTATTAGATGTATTACCTGAAAGTGTTGAAAAAGTTGCTGTATTAGATCGAACAAAAGAAATGGGAGCAACTGGTGAACCATTATATTTGGATGTTTGCAGTGTATTAAAAGATGTAGATCATGTTAAAACTATCGTAGGTGGACGTTATGGTATGGGATCTAAAGATACTACACCTCGTCAGATTAAAGCTGTTTATGATCATTTATTATTAGATGATCCATTTACTTCATTTACAATTGGTATTAATGATGATGTAACTAATTTATCATTAAAAGAAGATCCAGATTTTAACGTAAAAGCTGATTATACTGCATGCTTATTCTATGGTTTAGGTTCAGATGGTACCGTTTCAGCAAATAAATCATCAATCAAAATTATCGGAGATCATACTGATTTATATTCACAAGCTTATTTTGCTTATGATAGTAAAAAAGCTGGGGGAGCTACTCGTTCTAATTTAAGATTTGGACATAGTCCAATTAGAGCAACTTATTATGTAAATAATGCTGATTTTATTTCTTGTTCATTAGATAATTATTGTTTAAAATATGATATGTTAAAGAACTTGAAAAAAGGAGGTATTTTCTTATTAAATACTGAATTTAATGAAGATGAAATCGTTGAATATTTACCAAACAAGCTAAAGAAACAATTAGCAGACTTAGAAGCTAAATTCTATATTATTAATGCAAATAAAATTGCTAATGAAATTGGTATGGGTAGAAGAACAAATACAATTCTTCAATCAGCATTCTTTGCTTTGAATCCACAAATCTTACCAATTGATGAAGCAATTAAATATATGAAAGAAATGGCTAAAAAAACCTATGGTAAAAAAGGTGATGCCATTGTTGAATTAAATTATAAAGCTATTGATGCAGGTAAAGATGCTATTATTGAAGTTAAGGTGGATCCAAGTTGGTCTGATTTAACTGTAACTAGTCGTCGTGTAAGAACTGGTGATGATCATTTTGATAATTTCGTATCAATTATTAATAAATTAGATGGATATGATTTACCGGTTTCTGCATTCATGGATAAATTAGATGGTTCAATGCAATCTGGAGTGGCAATAAAAGAAAAACGTGCAATTGCTACTGAAGTACCTCGTTGGATTAAAGAAAACTGTATTCAATGTAACAACTGTGTTATGGTTTGTCCACATGCAACAGTTAGAGCATTCTTAATTGATGGTGAAGAAATGGCTGATTTACCAGAAGATATTAGCGATGATGTTTTAAAACCTATCGGTAAAAATGTTGATGGATTGGTTTATCGTATCCAAGTGTCACCTGATAACTGTGTTGGATGTGGTTTATGTGTAACTGAATGTCCAGGTAAAAAAGGTGAAAAAGCTCTTGAAATGGTACCGGTAAAGGAAGAGTTAAAACACGCTAAATTAGCTGATCATATGTACCAACATGTTGAATATAAGACTGATAAATATCCACTAACCACAGTTAAAGGTGTAGGATTTATGAGACCTTATTTTGAAGTGTCTGGAGCTTGTGGTGGATGTGGTGAAACACCATACTATCGTTTGGCATCTCAATTATTTGGTAAAGATATGATGATTGCTAATGCAACAGGATGTAGTTCTATTTATACTGGTTCTACTCCATCGACACCATGCAATATTGATAAAAATGGAGAAGGTCCAGCATGGGCTAACTCATTATTTGAAGATAATGCGGAATATGGTTTTGGTATGAAATTAGCTGAAAATTATAAAACAAATCATTTATTAAGTGTAATTGAAGCTAATAAGAGCGATTGTGAACCAGAATTACAATCATTATTAGATGAATATGTTGCTAGCAAAGGAAATCGTGAACAAGAAAGAATAATTGTTGATAAAATGTTACCGTTAATTGTTGCTTCTAAAAATGAAGGAATAAAAGAATTATTAGACCAAGAAGGAGATTTGGTAAGCAAATCACAATGGATTATCGGTGGCGATGGTTGGGCATACGACATCGGTTATGGTGGTGTTGATCATGTATTGGCTAGTGATCAAAATGTTAATATCTTAGTATTGGATACTGAAGTATATTCTAATACTGGAGGACAATCTTCTAAATCATCACAAGCAGGTTCAATAGCTAAATTTACCGCTGGAGGTAAAACTGTAGCTAAAAAAGATCTTGCTCAAATTGCTATGGCATATGGACATGTATATGTAGCTCAAGTGGCTATGGGTGCTAATCCTATGCAAACAATAAAAGCATTTAAAGAAGCAGAAGCATATAATGGACCATCATTAATTATTGCTTACTCTCCATGTATGGAACATGGTATTAAAGGTGGTTTAGCAAATCATCAAAAACAACAAAAAGATGCAGTAGCATGTGGATACTTTAATTTATTAAGATATGATCCACGTTTAGAAGATGAAGGAAAGAATCCATTACAAATTGATTCAAAAGAACCGGATTTCGATAAATTTAAAGATTTCTTGTTAAGTGAAAATCGTTTTGCACAATTATCAAAAATTAATCCTGAACATGCTGATGAATTAATGGATAAATGTTTGAATGATGCTAAAAAACGTCGTGAACGTTTGAATAGAATGATTTAA
- a CDS encoding 3'-5' exonuclease — MKNKYVVLDFETTGVNRYHNDEVVQVAIVNQDDEVLINELCKPKHHFSWPSAQRINGISPLMVKDKLCFESYIDRIIEIFDNSEFIVCYNIAFEQGMLKNYGIDISKYVFKDPMKDFAYIYGERGYHGGYKWQSLSTCAKYFGYNFAAHDALEDVKATRYCFEQIEAYKNGKIEKSYLNNWKLLFEPLVIKQGKKYYEDDLVDVIYYGDKQIVASVKEDITHMISIEFNKSSIKKIVCDCPNASSGNKCKHMAAVLFKISE; from the coding sequence ATGAAAAATAAGTATGTGGTTTTAGATTTTGAGACTACTGGAGTCAATAGATATCATAATGATGAAGTTGTACAAGTAGCAATCGTTAATCAGGATGATGAAGTTTTGATTAATGAATTGTGTAAACCTAAGCATCATTTTTCTTGGCCAAGTGCTCAAAGAATAAATGGTATTTCACCATTGATGGTAAAAGATAAGCTTTGTTTTGAAAGCTATATTGATAGGATAATAGAAATATTTGATAATAGTGAATTTATTGTATGTTATAATATTGCTTTTGAACAAGGAATGTTAAAGAATTATGGAATAGATATAAGTAAATATGTATTTAAAGATCCGATGAAAGATTTTGCTTATATTTATGGTGAAAGAGGATATCATGGAGGTTATAAATGGCAGTCATTATCAACATGTGCTAAATATTTTGGATACAATTTTGCAGCTCATGATGCATTAGAAGATGTAAAGGCAACTAGATATTGTTTTGAACAAATTGAAGCATATAAAAATGGTAAAATTGAAAAGTCATATTTGAATAATTGGAAGTTATTATTTGAACCATTAGTTATTAAACAAGGTAAAAAATATTATGAAGATGATTTAGTTGATGTTATTTATTATGGGGATAAACAAATAGTTGCTTCTGTTAAAGAAGATATTACACATATGATATCAATTGAATTTAATAAAAGTAGCATAAAGAAAATAGTTTGTGATTGTCCAAATGCTTCTAGTGGTAATAAATGTAAGCACATGGCAGCAGTTCTTTTTAAAATAAGTGAATAG
- the galU gene encoding UTP--glucose-1-phosphate uridylyltransferase GalU: protein MKQKVRKAIIPAAGLGTRFLPATKALAKEMLPIVDTPTIQYIIQEAVDSGIEEILIITNSNKHSMENHFDKNYELEARLTESGKMEQVKMIQDIANMANIYYIRQKEPKGLGHAVLCAKSFIGDEPFAVLLGDDIVVNEGGKPALKQLIDAYMSKEASVVGVQTVPHQDVCKYGIVSPSKSHSIECNGRLVKLSDMVEKPEVDKAPSDMAVLGRYVLTPKVFELLETQGKGAGGEIQLTDAIKRLMDIQAVYAYDFEGIRYDVGDKFGFIKATIDFSLNRDDLKEKVREYIESIVKEDK from the coding sequence ATGAAACAAAAAGTAAGAAAAGCGATTATTCCAGCTGCTGGATTAGGGACGAGATTTTTACCAGCAACTAAAGCATTAGCAAAGGAGATGTTACCAATTGTCGATACACCGACAATTCAATATATTATTCAAGAAGCAGTAGATAGTGGGATTGAAGAAATTTTGATTATTACTAACAGTAATAAACACTCGATGGAAAATCATTTTGATAAAAACTATGAATTAGAAGCTCGCTTAACTGAATCTGGGAAAATGGAACAAGTTAAAATGATTCAAGATATTGCTAATATGGCAAACATCTACTACATTCGCCAAAAAGAACCAAAAGGATTAGGTCATGCGGTATTATGTGCAAAATCATTTATTGGTGATGAACCATTTGCAGTGTTATTAGGAGATGATATTGTTGTAAATGAAGGAGGGAAACCTGCATTAAAACAATTAATTGATGCCTATATGTCTAAAGAGGCATCAGTGGTAGGTGTGCAAACAGTTCCTCATCAAGATGTATGCAAATATGGAATTGTTAGTCCATCTAAATCACATTCTATTGAATGTAATGGAAGACTAGTTAAATTAAGCGATATGGTGGAAAAACCTGAGGTAGATAAAGCACCGAGTGATATGGCAGTGTTAGGAAGGTATGTGTTAACACCAAAGGTATTTGAGTTATTGGAAACTCAAGGAAAAGGAGCTGGCGGAGAAATTCAATTAACTGATGCAATTAAACGTTTGATGGATATTCAAGCGGTTTATGCATATGATTTTGAAGGAATTCGCTATGATGTAGGTGATAAATTTGGTTTTATTAAAGCAACGATTGATTTTTCGTTAAATCGAGATGATTTAAAAGAAAAAGTACGTGAATATATTGAGTCAATTGTAAAGGAAGATAAGTAA
- a CDS encoding rhomboid family intramembrane serine protease: protein MKFDYKKYPITSVVIGICMIVYIYTTLKYGIEMNVYQGIESGGFNPILVIHLKDYYRLITANFIHFGLMHIFCNCYSLLNFGSVMEYLLGQKRYAIVMIASMFATTIFPCALYLINGSGANSVMGGISGAIFGLMGALLALAMEFKSVYAYVFKQIASSVILMLLISFLVPSISLVGHVSGMIGGFIAMLLIIKFMPLDIWKSYGAHSNYNTFN from the coding sequence ATGAAATTTGATTATAAAAAATATCCAATTACTAGTGTAGTAATTGGTATATGTATGATAGTATATATATATACAACTTTAAAATATGGAATTGAAATGAATGTATATCAAGGAATTGAAAGTGGCGGATTTAATCCGATATTAGTAATCCATTTAAAAGATTATTATCGTTTGATAACTGCTAATTTTATTCATTTTGGATTAATGCATATCTTTTGTAATTGTTATTCGCTTTTAAATTTTGGTTCAGTAATGGAATATTTATTAGGACAAAAACGTTATGCGATTGTAATGATTGCTTCAATGTTTGCTACAACCATATTTCCATGTGCTTTATATTTGATTAATGGCAGTGGGGCAAATAGTGTTATGGGTGGTATATCTGGAGCAATATTTGGTTTGATGGGAGCGTTGTTAGCACTGGCGATGGAGTTTAAAAGTGTATATGCATATGTGTTTAAACAAATAGCATCTAGTGTGATATTGATGTTATTGATATCATTTCTAGTTCCTTCGATATCTTTGGTAGGCCATGTTTCGGGAATGATTGGTGGTTTTATAGCTATGTTATTGATAATTAAATTTATGCCTCTAGATATTTGGAAAAGTTATGGGGCACATAGTAATTATAATACCTTCAATTAG
- a CDS encoding DEAD/DEAH box helicase, translated as MIENKFEQLGLSEEVLKAIKDMGFSKPSQIQEKAIPILLTGVDAIGQAQTGTGKTLAFGSVLLSKIKPIDDRFPQAIILSPTRELAMQIHEEMNRIGKHNGSKIVCVFGGSDIEKQIRSIKKGVDIVVGTPGRVMDLMRRKVLKFDNVKYVVLDEADEMLNMGFVEDIETILEKVDDARQTILFSATMPAGIKKIAQNYMHDDFKHVAVLSKQTTATSVKQFYYEVKPKDRFETLCRLIDVANIKTGIIFCRTKRSVDEVTEQMQQSNYNVEAMHGDLNQNHRMNTLRKFKKGTINFLVATDVAARGIDVENVTHVINYELPQDIESYVHRIGRTGRADKEGLAYSIISPKEVSFLKQIERVTKSTITKVNVPTLQEIFEARIGALISDVEDVILAGNHKRFKQLVNEIDPTMLSDFTAALLYISYQEQLGYDYQRDVIQEINSKKYDRNNKNYTRLFLTVGTMDRVKVPQIIDFFITNAGIRKDDIGDIDLKRKFTFVDIKKKVVNKVVKNCNKRKLNNRKVEIEIANRR; from the coding sequence ATGATTGAAAATAAATTTGAACAATTAGGATTAAGTGAAGAAGTATTAAAAGCAATTAAAGATATGGGTTTTTCTAAACCCTCACAAATTCAAGAAAAAGCAATTCCAATATTATTGACTGGTGTTGATGCGATTGGTCAAGCTCAAACAGGAACTGGTAAAACTTTAGCTTTTGGTAGTGTTTTATTATCAAAAATAAAACCTATTGATGATAGATTCCCTCAAGCAATAATTTTGTCACCAACTAGAGAATTAGCAATGCAAATTCATGAAGAAATGAATCGTATTGGTAAGCATAATGGAAGCAAAATAGTTTGTGTGTTTGGTGGAAGTGATATTGAAAAACAAATTCGCTCAATAAAAAAAGGAGTAGATATAGTTGTAGGAACTCCAGGACGTGTTATGGATTTAATGCGTCGAAAGGTTTTAAAGTTTGACAATGTCAAATATGTTGTTTTAGATGAAGCTGATGAAATGTTGAATATGGGCTTTGTTGAAGATATTGAAACAATATTAGAAAAAGTTGATGATGCTCGTCAAACGATATTATTTTCAGCAACAATGCCAGCTGGAATTAAAAAGATTGCTCAAAATTATATGCATGATGATTTTAAACATGTAGCAGTACTTTCAAAACAAACTACGGCTACTTCTGTAAAACAATTTTATTATGAAGTAAAGCCAAAAGATCGTTTTGAAACATTGTGTCGTTTAATAGATGTTGCTAATATTAAAACAGGAATTATTTTTTGTCGTACTAAACGTAGTGTAGATGAAGTAACTGAACAAATGCAACAATCTAATTATAATGTTGAAGCAATGCATGGTGATTTGAATCAAAATCATCGTATGAATACATTACGTAAGTTTAAAAAAGGGACAATTAATTTCTTAGTTGCAACTGATGTTGCTGCAAGAGGGATAGATGTTGAAAATGTAACTCATGTAATTAATTATGAATTACCTCAAGATATTGAATCATATGTTCATCGAATTGGACGTACAGGAAGAGCTGATAAAGAAGGTTTAGCTTATTCGATAATTAGCCCTAAAGAGGTAAGTTTTTTAAAACAAATTGAGCGAGTAACTAAATCAACGATTACAAAAGTAAATGTTCCAACATTGCAAGAAATTTTTGAAGCTAGAATTGGGGCATTGATTAGTGATGTTGAAGATGTTATTTTAGCTGGTAACCATAAAAGATTTAAACAACTTGTAAATGAAATTGATCCAACGATGTTAAGTGATTTTACAGCTGCACTATTATATATAAGTTATCAAGAACAGCTTGGTTATGATTATCAACGTGATGTAATTCAAGAAATAAATTCTAAAAAGTATGATAGAAATAATAAAAATTATACTAGATTATTTTTAACTGTTGGAACAATGGATCGAGTTAAAGTTCCGCAAATTATTGATTTTTTTATTACTAATGCAGGAATTAGAAAAGATGATATTGGTGATATTGATTTAAAACGTAAATTTACGTTTGTTGATATTAAGAAAAAAGTTGTTAATAAAGTGGTTAAAAATTGTAATAAAAGAAAGCTTAATAATCGTAAAGTTGAAATTGAAATTGCAAATAGAAGATAG
- a CDS encoding (deoxy)nucleoside triphosphate pyrophosphohydrolase encodes MKTIKVAAAIIKKDNKILIASRKTGEFAGMFEFPGGKVEPGETSKQALIREIQEELETSINIDEFFMNVNYTYPTFILDMDCFICSLKDEQITLNVHDSIKWITLDQQDINWIPADIQIIEKLKERGI; translated from the coding sequence ATGAAAACAATAAAAGTTGCTGCTGCAATTATAAAAAAAGACAATAAAATATTGATTGCTAGTAGAAAAACAGGTGAATTTGCGGGAATGTTTGAATTTCCTGGTGGAAAAGTAGAACCTGGAGAAACAAGTAAACAAGCTCTAATTAGAGAAATTCAAGAAGAATTGGAAACATCTATAAATATTGATGAATTTTTCATGAATGTTAATTATACATATCCAACATTTATCTTAGATATGGATTGTTTTATTTGTTCATTAAAAGATGAACAAATAACATTAAATGTTCATGATTCAATTAAATGGATCACATTAGATCAACAAGATATTAATTGGATTCCTGCTGATATTCAAATTATTGAAAAACTCAAAGAACGAGGAATCTAA
- a CDS encoding asparaginase produces the protein MKNIVIIATGGTIAGSGKMGKATNYQAGKINIDEIIDSIPMINEVAKLKAIQLFNVDSNEIDEKHWLILANKINELVDCDDVDGIVVTHGTDTLDETSYFLNLTIHTYKPVVLTGAMRPASATSADGPMNLYQAVCLASSDEALGHGVMALFSSTIYSGRDIQKVSNFKIDAFDQKEFGCLGYMHDDKVNMFSRTFKKHTLHSIFSKNLPESLPSVGIVYYYAGAKVEILTLMAKIHQGIIIIGSGSGNYSKAWLDEIERLNKIGIIFVRASRVNQGIVYESEIFDPNNRCIPSNTLSGQKARVLLMLAMSKTKNVSEIKRIFDEY, from the coding sequence ATGAAAAATATAGTTATTATAGCAACGGGTGGAACGATTGCTGGTAGTGGTAAGATGGGAAAAGCAACAAATTATCAAGCTGGAAAGATCAATATTGATGAAATAATTGATTCAATTCCAATGATCAATGAAGTTGCAAAATTAAAAGCTATTCAACTTTTTAATGTTGATAGTAATGAGATAGATGAAAAACATTGGCTTATTTTAGCTAATAAAATAAATGAATTAGTAGACTGTGATGACGTTGATGGAATTGTTGTTACCCATGGTACAGATACTTTAGACGAAACATCTTATTTTTTAAATTTGACTATTCATACATATAAACCAGTTGTATTAACAGGAGCAATGAGACCGGCTAGTGCAACTAGTGCAGATGGACCAATGAATTTATATCAAGCAGTTTGCCTAGCGTCTAGTGATGAAGCTTTAGGACATGGAGTAATGGCTTTATTTTCAAGTACTATTTATTCTGGTCGAGATATTCAAAAAGTAAGTAATTTTAAAATAGATGCTTTTGATCAAAAAGAATTTGGATGTTTAGGATATATGCATGATGATAAGGTAAATATGTTTTCTAGGACATTTAAAAAACATACTTTACATTCAATTTTTAGTAAAAATTTACCTGAATCATTACCATCAGTTGGAATTGTTTATTATTATGCTGGTGCTAAAGTTGAAATATTAACATTAATGGCAAAAATACACCAAGGAATTATAATTATTGGTAGTGGAAGTGGCAATTATAGTAAAGCTTGGTTGGATGAAATTGAAAGATTAAATAAAATAGGAATCATTTTTGTTCGTGCTTCAAGAGTTAATCAAGGAATTGTTTATGAAAGTGAAATATTTGATCCTAATAATCGATGTATTCCTTCTAATACATTATCTGGACAAAAAGCACGAGTGTTGTTAATGCTTGCAATGAGTAAAACCAAAAATGTAAGTGAAATTAAGAGAATTTTTGATGAATATTAA
- a CDS encoding TIGR04076 family protein: MKIKKVKITVLKTTFDKELAKEYGADGLTACPMLKEGQVFYGDYAKPEGFCDEAWKAIYQYVFALSHGASSDVFYYGDWIRKPGVAICSCNDGLRPVIFKLEATDIDSKIDYTPVH; the protein is encoded by the coding sequence ATTAAAATAAAAAAAGTAAAGATAACTGTTTTAAAAACTACGTTTGATAAAGAGCTAGCCAAGGAATATGGTGCAGATGGGTTAACTGCTTGTCCGATGTTAAAAGAAGGACAAGTATTTTATGGGGATTATGCTAAACCTGAAGGTTTTTGTGATGAGGCATGGAAAGCAATTTATCAATATGTTTTTGCACTTTCACATGGAGCAAGTAGTGATGTGTTTTATTATGGAGACTGGATTAGAAAACCTGGTGTAGCGATTTGTAGCTGTAATGATGGGTTAAGACCGGTTATTTTTAAATTAGAGGCAACGGATATTGATTCGAAGATTGATTATACTCCAGTTCATTAA
- a CDS encoding DNA-processing protein DprA produces MRIKLNLDSLAMMLFCARLKAYKEVPLTTDEWQMVEQTIRKKGLNGPASLLSMTRNELEDILEINEFIAYKMVKRLSTLNLFLSVLNNLENNGINITTKYEEDYPIRLVKHLKKRAPLYLFYCGNIENIKDGISLAGLTKVSKKDRTYTRKLVDKIIDNNLSYISNDSKGIDEVALHYALRRGCSCVNFVCERLAAKQSDFKRYLKSGCLVMLSAEDPYCYFDITNAIDRNSYVCALSKYQIIISSSINNGATWFTALQNLHNNWTIPLAVEGLYLGNDRLLDMGVTPIYVKDILSDDSFDKIYDKNKNDMEVTEINIDQMSIFEFLGE; encoded by the coding sequence GTGCGGATTAAGTTAAATTTAGATAGTCTTGCAATGATGTTATTTTGTGCTCGTTTAAAAGCGTATAAAGAAGTTCCTTTAACTACAGATGAATGGCAGATGGTTGAACAGACGATTAGAAAAAAAGGATTAAATGGACCAGCGAGTTTACTTTCAATGACAAGAAATGAATTAGAGGATATTTTAGAAATTAATGAATTCATTGCTTATAAAATGGTTAAAAGATTAAGTACACTTAATTTATTTTTAAGTGTGCTTAATAATCTAGAAAATAATGGAATTAATATTACTACTAAATATGAAGAAGATTATCCAATTAGACTAGTGAAGCATTTAAAAAAAAGAGCACCGCTTTATTTGTTCTATTGTGGTAATATTGAAAATATAAAAGATGGAATATCTTTAGCAGGATTAACAAAAGTTAGTAAAAAAGATCGTACGTATACTAGAAAATTAGTTGATAAAATTATTGATAATAATTTATCTTATATTTCTAATGATTCTAAAGGAATAGATGAAGTAGCATTGCATTATGCTTTAAGACGTGGTTGTTCATGTGTTAATTTTGTTTGTGAAAGATTAGCAGCAAAACAAAGTGATTTTAAAAGATATTTAAAATCAGGATGTTTGGTAATGTTAAGTGCTGAGGATCCTTATTGCTATTTTGATATTACTAATGCAATTGATCGTAATAGTTATGTTTGTGCGCTTTCTAAATATCAAATAATTATTTCTAGTAGTATTAATAATGGTGCAACATGGTTTACAGCTTTACAAAATTTACATAATAATTGGACAATTCCTTTAGCGGTTGAAGGATTATATTTAGGTAATGATCGTTTATTGGATATGGGTGTTACACCAATATATGTTAAAGATATTTTATCTGATGATTCGTTTGATAAAATTTATGATAAAAATAAAAATGATATGGAAGTTACAGAAATCAATATTGATCAAATGTCAATATTTGAGTTTTTAGGAGAATAA